Within Rothia sp. ZJ932, the genomic segment TCAACCACTACAGCGGGGTAAGGTTCCCCCGATCCTTGGGTCACCACGCGTTCAACCAGCGCCAACGAGGCACCCGCCACAAAAGCCTGCGGAACAAAGCGATGGCCGTCCATTATCTCACCTGGTTTAGCAAGAAAAAGGGTACCGGCAACAACCTCACGGGAATCAGTGGTGGCGCTAGTGACGGTAATCTTCTGCGCTTCATCATCGCTGCACCCCACAAGGGTTCCGTTGACGGCTTCAGCTACCTGCCGGGATGAAAGTTCAATCATGGGTTAGGCTCCTTCAGCCAAGCGGTAAGCGGGCAAAACATCGTAGCCGTAAGCAGTCAAGGCGCGGGCGACTTCTACCCGATCATCAAGGTCAAGATCAACGCCCGCCACATCCTGAGCTGTTTCATGGCCTCGTCCGGCAACCACAATAGAGTCGTTCTCACCGGCAATTTTCGCAGCGTATTCAATAGCGGCAGTACGCGGGGCGATGTTGAGAACATCCGCTGCGCGAGCACCACTCTCGACAGCTTCGCGCGCACCGGTTTCGACGGCGACGCGAATGGGTTCGGGGTCCTCCCCGTGGGGGTCGTCATCAGTCACGATTACAATATCGGCGTACTGAGCAGCGATGGCACCCATGATAGGACGTTTGGTCTGATCGCGCTCGCCGGTAGCGCCGAAGACGACAATGATACGTCCGGCATTCTCTGCCGGTTCAACCGCCTCAAGAGCTCGTTTGAGGGCGTCAGGATTGTGGGCAAAATCCACCAGAGCTGTGGGCTGGTGGGCGATGAGCTGCATACGTCCGGGAACCACGGGGGTGAGGGTCTCTGGCTGGGCAAGCACCTGAGCGAGCGCGTCGGCATCCTCTGTGCCTTCGGCGACCATGACGGCAGCTAAGGCAGCATTTGACACGTTGAAATCTGCCGGTAGCTGGGTGGAGGTGCGCAATTCAAATCCATCGCCGCGTACCAGGGTAAATTCGTGACCAATTCCGGAGCGCTGGATGCCGGTCACAGCCCAGTCTTGGGGCTTGAGGTCGGGTCGCGGGGTAACGCCCGCGCCGAAACCACTGCGAAGGCGCACTACGTTGGATACGCCCATTGCCTGATCAGCGTGGGCAGCCATAGCTTCGCCCCACTCATCATCCACGAGAATAACAGCACGACGGGCACGCTCGGGGGTAAAGAGAGCAGCCTTGGACTCAAAGTAGTTATCCATGGTGCCGTGCAAATCAAGATGGTCTTGGGTCAGGTTGGTGAACCCTGCAACATCGTAACGAACCCCGTCAACACGGCGGTAGTCCAGCGCGTGAGATGAGACTTCCATTGCCGCTGACCCAATACCGTTCTCGCGCATCAAAGAGAGTAAAGAGTGTACATGCGGTGATTCAGGGGTGGTGAGTTTTGACGGGATGGAAACGCCACCGGCGAGGATTTCGATGGTACCGATGAGACCGGTAGCGTTGCCCAGAGACTGCATGATCGCGTTGATCATGTAGGTACTGGTAGTTTTGCCGTTGGTGCCAGTCACCGCAAAAAGGGTGGGCGCAGAGCCATCTGAGGGTTGGGAACGGTAAATCTCAG encodes:
- a CDS encoding UDP-N-acetylmuramoyl-L-alanyl-D-glutamate--2,6-diaminopimelate ligase, encoding MNATGFEGSAQTLRPSTSTGSSLEGVQQWIQEAGYTASILRPTNVPVTGITMDSREVQPGDLYVALPGARAHGAQFLDAVVAAGASAILTDTAGVDIAGAATELPGLVQCEDLRAVVGPLAAEIYRSQPSDGSAPTLFAVTGTNGKTTSTYMINAIMQSLGNATGLIGTIEILAGGVSIPSKLTTPESPHVHSLLSLMRENGIGSAAMEVSSHALDYRRVDGVRYDVAGFTNLTQDHLDLHGTMDNYFESKAALFTPERARRAVILVDDEWGEAMAAHADQAMGVSNVVRLRSGFGAGVTPRPDLKPQDWAVTGIQRSGIGHEFTLVRGDGFELRTSTQLPADFNVSNAALAAVMVAEGTEDADALAQVLAQPETLTPVVPGRMQLIAHQPTALVDFAHNPDALKRALEAVEPAENAGRIIVVFGATGERDQTKRPIMGAIAAQYADIVIVTDDDPHGEDPEPIRVAVETGAREAVESGARAADVLNIAPRTAAIEYAAKIAGENDSIVVAGRGHETAQDVAGVDLDLDDRVEVARALTAYGYDVLPAYRLAEGA